One window from the genome of Thermococcus siculi encodes:
- the trmBL2 gene encoding HTH-type transcriptional regulator TrmBL2: MVKDKMVELLQEHFELNLYEARAYVALVGFGVLTPAELASVSEVPAPRTYDVLRSLEKKGFAISQPGKVNKYRPVHPQNILEKFIEEWQERVAEELEAKKKAKEELLELMSPLIETEIPKYGVEKVWVVRGIRNATLKTKEMFEDVKEQILLADDGYIAINLESDIIKAIDNGAKAKIIVTENVLHRLGTSKIMDYYKKGKLELKVLDKFELPMLICDDEVFFALEDMAARYFNYETQIWIKDFRIKALFEGKFNEYWEKAKKA; encoded by the coding sequence ATGGTTAAGGACAAGATGGTTGAGCTCCTTCAGGAGCACTTTGAGTTGAACCTCTACGAGGCAAGGGCGTACGTGGCATTAGTCGGTTTTGGCGTCCTTACCCCGGCGGAGTTGGCAAGCGTTTCGGAGGTTCCGGCGCCGAGGACCTACGACGTCCTCAGGAGCCTCGAGAAGAAGGGCTTCGCCATAAGCCAGCCGGGCAAGGTCAACAAGTACAGGCCGGTGCACCCGCAGAACATTCTCGAGAAGTTCATCGAGGAGTGGCAGGAGCGCGTCGCCGAGGAGCTTGAGGCCAAGAAGAAGGCGAAGGAGGAACTCCTCGAGCTTATGAGTCCGCTCATCGAGACGGAGATTCCGAAGTACGGCGTCGAGAAGGTCTGGGTCGTCAGGGGCATAAGGAACGCCACCCTCAAGACCAAGGAGATGTTCGAGGACGTCAAGGAGCAGATACTCCTCGCCGACGACGGTTACATCGCCATCAACCTGGAGAGCGACATCATCAAGGCCATAGACAACGGCGCCAAGGCCAAGATAATCGTCACCGAGAACGTCCTCCACAGGCTCGGCACCTCAAAGATAATGGACTACTACAAGAAGGGCAAGCTTGAGCTTAAGGTTCTCGACAAGTTCGAGCTTCCGATGCTCATCTGCGACGACGAGGTCTTCTTCGCCCTCGAGGACATGGCGGCTAGGTACTTCAACTACGAGACCCAGATATGGATCAAGGACTTCAGGATAAAGGCTCTCTTTGAGGGCAAGTTCAACGAGTACTGGGAGAAGGCCAAGAAGGCCTGA
- a CDS encoding CGP-CTERM sorting domain-containing protein, which yields MSRLVIPLFIALLFLTTPVLAVYYVNSGGFLYEVHSSVFSNGTSALIHAEVDNYGITCGMDSCWAEVYDVYDYLLLFDGSRLYLLNFTPALLHDLPPDAPQNVSSAYFKGVTYGDGSWYVNVHVFTYSKENHSSMNFDYVYRLDTRQFCVERVNESWFRLKKGVLKKEINGWKIEVPGNFFLVAKASDANQSPLRPLVVNWTQFPVYFTLRKGNLTKNLTLFYINTTSTINGFWFPDDVKIVNVTACKTSTNTSPSPTVGTNSTTTSIQTPPGEEGTQTNGEEHKNSICGPGIILLAAAIPALLRKRRQ from the coding sequence ATGTCCCGACTGGTGATTCCCCTCTTTATTGCCCTTCTTTTTCTCACCACTCCAGTCTTGGCAGTCTACTACGTCAATTCAGGCGGCTTTTTATACGAAGTCCACAGCTCCGTCTTCTCAAACGGGACAAGTGCCCTAATCCACGCCGAGGTTGACAACTACGGCATCACCTGCGGCATGGATTCCTGCTGGGCAGAGGTGTACGATGTTTACGATTATCTCCTCCTCTTCGATGGCTCTCGGCTCTACCTCCTAAACTTCACTCCCGCCCTACTCCACGATCTCCCTCCTGATGCCCCACAGAACGTGAGTAGTGCGTACTTCAAAGGAGTAACCTACGGGGACGGCTCCTGGTACGTTAACGTGCACGTCTTCACCTACTCTAAGGAGAACCACAGTAGCATGAACTTTGACTACGTTTACAGGTTAGATACGAGACAGTTCTGCGTTGAGCGCGTCAACGAGAGCTGGTTTCGGCTCAAGAAAGGAGTGCTCAAGAAGGAGATAAACGGCTGGAAAATCGAAGTTCCGGGAAATTTCTTCCTTGTTGCAAAGGCAAGCGATGCCAACCAGTCTCCCCTGCGACCGCTGGTCGTTAACTGGACTCAGTTTCCAGTCTATTTCACTCTCAGAAAGGGCAATTTAACGAAGAACCTCACCCTCTTCTACATCAACACAACCAGCACGATAAACGGCTTCTGGTTCCCCGATGATGTCAAAATCGTCAACGTAACTGCCTGCAAGACCAGCACGAATACCTCCCCCAGTCCGACCGTTGGGACTAACTCCACGACCACATCCATACAGACGCCTCCCGGTGAGGAGGGAACGCAAACCAACGGGGAAGAACATAAAAACAGCATCTGCGGACCGGGAATTATCCTCTTAGCTGCCGCAATACCCGCCCTGCTGAGGAAAAGAAGGCAGTGA
- a CDS encoding CGP-CTERM sorting domain-containing protein, which translates to MNHTFRLGLFLVFLLLILHIPPYEASASSTQTFHAYQITINGVRPRSIGILPYFIITVNPYWRVNGSSPGEYRLLYTAGPSYYNITNWTFEYVNLTNLPGGTHRRGNTTFPWPTNRFKIFTYHSPLLHWQAKNGTIYEYLINGNYAVPAVVTHYTMNSQLIGVLEEDYVVFNGSNTTFKIPTRELLKYYPRQLLKDLGGVLYWDVVSIWNSTTASYTTYHRRCLLIYPLRLSYWRTGGKVYAGVNFSKGAVLDVNQSIPILLYSKGRVKPIVDILRIITPQGDPLRNLKNPVITETPQTRITPLPARKFFFKFFGGRYTRYISLSYSMVSNGSSALLVVTMKEAGWIPYRFPYLVVDGVPRFFNLSPTWENAKEPWWLYEFKFGVWKKRYELLWEEFPPILNSSITYLLNGTCWRLINNSHYSSGLVANGIVEGNYMVFQFNETSIRIPLRELAEYYPPRVWNWGLMAAKDGKGHLIIPYAGFNYANYYYAGGPSFGLVLGPGNYLLPVDNFSGVYALYYVNGTLMPAFDLLRLMSPRGDLGRGLPNPHFNSSVTFELCNVKTKTPMGNATVTHTLARTGAEERRKICGPGLIVFLALILKLPGKVRTKCPDW; encoded by the coding sequence ATGAACCATACGTTTAGGCTCGGTCTTTTTCTTGTGTTCCTGCTTTTAATTCTCCACATTCCTCCTTATGAGGCCTCTGCCTCCAGCACCCAAACCTTTCACGCTTATCAAATCACAATTAATGGGGTCAGACCTCGCAGTATTGGAATCTTACCATACTTCATTATCACGGTAAACCCCTACTGGCGGGTGAATGGCTCCTCTCCCGGCGAGTACCGCCTCCTCTACACTGCGGGCCCCTCGTACTATAACATTACCAACTGGACTTTTGAATACGTGAACCTAACAAACCTCCCAGGAGGTACCCACCGGCGTGGAAACACGACATTTCCTTGGCCAACAAACAGATTTAAAATATTCACCTATCATAGCCCCCTCTTACATTGGCAGGCAAAAAATGGCACAATCTACGAGTATCTAATAAATGGCAATTACGCAGTGCCCGCGGTTGTCACGCACTATACCATGAACTCTCAGTTGATTGGAGTCTTGGAAGAGGACTACGTGGTGTTCAACGGCTCAAACACAACCTTCAAAATTCCAACGAGGGAACTCTTAAAATACTACCCGAGACAACTCCTGAAAGACCTCGGCGGAGTACTGTACTGGGATGTGGTTTCCATCTGGAACTCGACAACTGCATCTTACACAACCTATCATAGAAGATGCCTTCTCATCTATCCTCTTCGTTTGAGTTACTGGAGGACTGGCGGAAAAGTTTACGCTGGCGTTAACTTCTCGAAGGGTGCCGTGTTGGATGTTAATCAATCAATCCCAATCCTCCTATACTCGAAGGGAAGGGTAAAACCCATCGTGGACATTCTGAGAATAATCACGCCACAGGGCGACCCCCTCAGGAACCTGAAAAATCCGGTCATCACAGAAACACCGCAAACCCGGATAACCCCTCTCCCAGCTCGTAAGTTTTTCTTTAAGTTTTTTGGAGGTAGATATACACGCTATATCTCTCTCTCATACTCCATGGTCTCAAACGGTAGTTCTGCGCTTCTCGTTGTCACGATGAAGGAAGCAGGGTGGATCCCCTATCGGTTTCCTTATCTTGTCGTGGATGGTGTTCCAAGATTTTTCAATCTCTCGCCCACTTGGGAGAACGCTAAAGAACCTTGGTGGCTTTACGAGTTCAAGTTTGGCGTCTGGAAAAAGCGCTACGAACTCCTCTGGGAAGAATTTCCACCCATACTAAATTCTTCAATTACTTACCTTCTCAATGGAACCTGCTGGCGGTTGATTAACAACTCCCACTACTCCAGCGGTTTAGTTGCCAATGGAATTGTTGAGGGAAATTACATGGTTTTCCAGTTTAACGAAACGAGCATCAGGATTCCACTTCGGGAACTGGCGGAGTACTATCCGCCACGTGTGTGGAATTGGGGTCTCATGGCAGCTAAGGACGGAAAAGGCCACCTAATAATCCCCTACGCAGGATTCAACTATGCAAACTATTATTATGCGGGCGGGCCAAGTTTTGGATTAGTCCTAGGCCCGGGGAACTACCTTCTCCCGGTTGATAATTTCTCCGGTGTTTATGCTCTTTATTACGTGAACGGGACTTTAATGCCGGCCTTTGATCTGCTCCGGCTCATGAGTCCGCGGGGAGACTTGGGTAGGGGCTTGCCCAACCCTCACTTCAATTCGAGCGTGACCTTTGAATTGTGTAATGTTAAAACAAAAACCCCAATGGGAAACGCAACGGTTACACATACCTTGGCAAGAACCGGCGCAGAAGAACGCCGCAAAATCTGTGGACCGGGATTGATTGTTTTCTTAGCTCTAATTTTAAAATTGCCGGGGAAGGTGAGAACCAAATGTCCCGACTGGTGA
- a CDS encoding DUF4855 domain-containing protein gives MAKFALWWIRWNEDLRTYESRMKVGGRKATVNDFQERGFDRVVVLDGEGRNSHCSGSLYSNGYNDGRELAEWILTRDIDMPLYITIPFYRPDGKQRDQTQASFSSVPDSYYRGWIDGVLSVDVNKMMGFYWSYESSLQTGPHGENVSKEFIQGLYSYVHGYGQELIWIPSTGGGTSDRGVSYLNDPNYDGILNIGGYFDYIFVQPNYYQYQKLDEKGNPGLPYTYEKLVEKIRWVHEELPRDINNPNTTISIEMEVDRTVLGIHCTYPSACPEGMNCDSNIYTCYEHCREHQSQKAINYALDYVRALNDAGWKPSDLAYYFSTDFKVIDILQEKCWRELNEPYV, from the coding sequence GTGGCAAAGTTCGCACTGTGGTGGATTCGGTGGAATGAAGACCTTAGAACTTACGAGTCGAGGATGAAGGTTGGGGGAAGGAAGGCCACCGTTAATGACTTCCAGGAGAGGGGTTTTGATAGGGTTGTTGTACTTGATGGGGAGGGTCGCAACTCCCATTGCAGTGGCTCCCTGTACTCCAACGGGTACAATGATGGACGGGAACTAGCGGAATGGATTCTCACTAGGGATATTGACATGCCACTATACATAACCATACCATTTTACCGTCCTGATGGAAAGCAGAGGGATCAAACCCAAGCATCATTTTCAAGTGTCCCTGACTCATATTATAGAGGCTGGATTGATGGTGTTCTTTCCGTCGATGTGAACAAAATGATGGGCTTTTACTGGAGTTATGAAAGCTCTCTCCAAACAGGACCGCACGGTGAAAATGTCTCTAAGGAATTTATCCAAGGCTTATATAGTTACGTTCACGGATACGGGCAAGAACTAATTTGGATTCCATCAACGGGAGGAGGTACTTCAGACAGGGGCGTATCTTATTTGAACGACCCGAACTATGATGGGATTCTTAATATCGGTGGATATTTTGACTACATCTTTGTCCAACCGAATTACTATCAGTATCAAAAGCTCGATGAAAAAGGAAACCCTGGTTTGCCCTACACTTACGAGAAGCTCGTCGAGAAAATCCGTTGGGTCCACGAAGAACTCCCACGGGATATTAACAACCCAAACACTACAATCTCAATAGAAATGGAGGTCGATAGAACCGTACTGGGAATTCATTGCACCTACCCAAGTGCCTGCCCAGAGGGCATGAACTGTGATTCTAATATTTACACTTGTTATGAGCACTGTAGAGAACACCAGTCGCAGAAGGCGATTAATTACGCTCTGGATTACGTTAGGGCGCTAAACGATGCCGGGTGGAAGCCATCGGACTTAGCGTACTACTTCAGCACAGATTTCAAAGTGATAGACATCCTTCAGGAAAAGTGCTGGAGGGAACTTAATGAACCATACGTTTAG
- a CDS encoding helix-turn-helix domain-containing protein: MKNVRVLEALKDGPKTIEEIAESTGIKPMEVRRYLLRFTEQGKVESYQKEGKLFWKIKEKSEEEEEFKYV; this comes from the coding sequence ATGAAGAACGTGAGAGTCCTTGAGGCCCTTAAGGACGGCCCGAAGACCATCGAGGAGATTGCCGAATCCACCGGAATAAAGCCGATGGAGGTAAGGCGTTATCTGCTCCGCTTCACAGAGCAGGGAAAGGTCGAGAGCTACCAGAAGGAAGGAAAGCTCTTCTGGAAGATCAAGGAGAAGAGCGAGGAGGAAGAGGAGTTCAAGTACGTCTGA
- a CDS encoding Sjogren's syndrome/scleroderma autoantigen 1 family protein encodes MEKKGPTEWEMRNIIMPLMLSGAKMLDRHCPKCGSPLFEKDGRVFCPVCEHREKQRKESQARELKGVEERLMEKLTELANSLPGDIDELEKHLRAMEKIIELLERYKKLEGGE; translated from the coding sequence ATGGAGAAGAAAGGGCCAACGGAGTGGGAGATGCGGAACATCATAATGCCCCTGATGCTCTCGGGAGCGAAGATGCTCGACAGGCACTGCCCCAAGTGCGGCTCACCCCTTTTTGAGAAGGACGGAAGGGTTTTCTGCCCGGTCTGCGAGCACAGGGAGAAGCAGAGAAAGGAGAGCCAGGCCAGGGAGCTGAAAGGCGTGGAGGAACGCCTCATGGAGAAACTGACCGAGCTGGCGAACTCCCTTCCAGGGGACATCGACGAACTGGAGAAACACTTAAGGGCAATGGAGAAGATAATAGAACTGTTGGAGCGCTATAAAAAACTGGAGGGTGGAGAATGA
- a CDS encoding arginase family protein: protein MVTFIPFGEKPNRDGVLYVLQFLKRNKLIDDYVIVESSRVELLAERIPRDRAYIIGEHLATHGIVQKLRPASLISVDAHTDLMHDYLDHGSWLAYALEERLINRAVVLAPVLMIPTTERTQLWTRRVKIFPALLRSRKVRGKWRAYKNLQTNDLLEILDEAKKYLGDEIYLTVDLDVLRPEYKIARFQHGELTLEELLEVLEEVKRAFKITAFDIAEVSDRIRRSRLGKKAFVEVFQLLMG, encoded by the coding sequence ATGGTGACCTTCATCCCGTTCGGCGAGAAACCCAACCGCGACGGAGTTCTCTACGTTCTCCAGTTCCTGAAGAGGAACAAGCTCATCGATGACTACGTAATAGTTGAGTCCAGCAGGGTCGAGCTTTTGGCGGAGAGGATTCCCAGGGACAGAGCCTACATCATCGGCGAGCATCTGGCCACCCACGGCATCGTCCAGAAGCTCAGACCGGCGTCGCTCATCAGCGTCGATGCCCATACTGATCTGATGCACGATTACCTCGACCACGGTTCCTGGCTGGCGTATGCCCTCGAAGAGAGACTGATAAACAGGGCCGTCGTTCTCGCTCCAGTTCTCATGATACCCACAACGGAGAGGACCCAGCTCTGGACGAGAAGGGTCAAAATCTTCCCAGCTCTACTCAGGAGCAGGAAGGTCCGCGGAAAGTGGAGGGCCTACAAGAACCTTCAGACGAACGACCTGCTCGAGATACTCGACGAGGCGAAGAAGTACCTCGGCGACGAGATATACCTGACCGTTGACCTCGACGTCCTCAGACCGGAGTACAAGATAGCCCGCTTCCAGCACGGGGAGTTAACCCTCGAAGAGCTTCTCGAGGTTCTTGAGGAAGTCAAGAGGGCCTTCAAGATAACCGCCTTTGACATAGCGGAGGTCTCGGACAGGATAAGGCGCTCCCGCCTCGGGAAGAAGGCCTTCGTTGAGGTCTTCCAGCTCCTGATGGGGTGA
- the hxlAB gene encoding bifunctional 3-hexulose-6-phosphate synthase/6-phospho-3-hexuloisomerase codes for MILQVALDLTDIEQAISIAEKAARGGAHWLEVGTPLIKKEGMRAVELLKRRFPDRKIVADLKTMDTGALEVEMAARHGADVVSILGVADDKTILDAVEVARRYGIRVMVDLIGVKDKVKRAKELEKMGVHYILVHTGIDEQVQGKSPLEDLEKVVKAVSVPVAVAGGLNLKTIPRVIELGATIIIVGGAITKAENPEEVTRSIIDLFWGEYMMTIRKAMTDITDHINGVAEKLKLEQVRGFVDAMIGANKIFIYGAGRSGLVGKAFAMRLMHLDFNVYVVGETITPAFEQGDLLIAISGSGETKSIVDAAQIARAQGGKVVAITSYANSTLGKLADVVVEIPGRTKSDVPTDYIARQMLTKYKWIAPMGTLFEDSTMIFLDGIIALLMATFQKTEKDMKRKHATLE; via the coding sequence ATGATACTTCAGGTTGCCCTTGACCTTACCGACATTGAACAGGCCATTTCTATCGCTGAGAAGGCTGCCCGCGGCGGCGCCCACTGGCTCGAGGTCGGAACCCCTCTCATCAAGAAGGAAGGCATGCGCGCGGTTGAGCTTCTCAAGAGGCGCTTCCCGGACAGAAAGATTGTGGCCGACCTCAAGACCATGGACACGGGTGCGCTGGAGGTTGAAATGGCGGCACGGCACGGTGCCGATGTCGTTTCTATTCTCGGTGTCGCCGATGATAAGACTATCCTCGATGCCGTTGAAGTCGCAAGGAGGTATGGAATCAGGGTCATGGTCGACCTCATAGGCGTGAAGGACAAGGTCAAGCGCGCCAAGGAACTCGAGAAGATGGGCGTCCATTACATACTCGTTCACACCGGCATAGACGAGCAGGTTCAGGGCAAGAGTCCGCTCGAGGATCTGGAGAAGGTTGTTAAAGCCGTCAGCGTCCCTGTTGCCGTTGCCGGTGGGCTGAACCTCAAGACCATACCCCGGGTGATAGAGCTTGGCGCCACGATAATAATCGTCGGCGGTGCGATAACCAAGGCCGAGAATCCGGAGGAAGTCACGAGGAGCATAATCGACCTCTTCTGGGGCGAGTACATGATGACGATAAGGAAGGCCATGACTGACATAACCGACCACATAAACGGCGTCGCGGAGAAACTCAAGCTCGAGCAGGTTCGCGGCTTCGTCGATGCAATGATAGGGGCGAACAAGATATTCATCTACGGCGCCGGAAGAAGCGGGCTGGTTGGGAAGGCCTTCGCCATGCGCCTGATGCACCTCGACTTCAACGTCTACGTTGTTGGCGAGACCATAACGCCGGCCTTTGAGCAGGGTGACCTTCTCATAGCCATCAGCGGTTCCGGCGAGACCAAGAGCATCGTCGATGCGGCCCAGATAGCCAGGGCCCAGGGCGGAAAGGTCGTGGCGATAACCTCCTACGCTAACTCGACACTCGGTAAGCTCGCGGATGTTGTCGTCGAGATACCCGGAAGGACGAAGAGCGACGTCCCAACCGATTACATAGCGCGTCAGATGCTCACCAAATACAAGTGGATAGCTCCGATGGGGACGCTCTTCGAGGACTCCACGATGATATTCCTGGACGGCATCATAGCCCTCCTCATGGCCACCTTCCAGAAGACGGAGAAGGACATGAAGAGGAAGCACGCCACCCTCGAATGA
- a CDS encoding TIGR02253 family HAD-type hydrolase, whose translation MRAVFFDIDGTILTEMPLIQLFLPQVYDRLSKKFGVSKDEARERFLAEIFGRRDTYDWHDWNFFFRLFGLDMRYEDLLERYPHKLHVYPDTVPTLEWLREEGYKLGVITSGPEYQRLKLKLAGLLDYFDVVVTREDVKAIKPEPKIFLYALENLGVEPGEAAMVGDSLSQDVYGAKNVGMTSVWINRNGDEGYNMADYEIRTLHELRKVLGGWK comes from the coding sequence ATGAGGGCGGTCTTCTTCGACATCGACGGAACCATACTAACCGAGATGCCGCTCATTCAGCTCTTCCTTCCCCAGGTCTACGATAGGCTGTCAAAGAAGTTCGGAGTCAGCAAGGACGAGGCCAGGGAGCGTTTTCTGGCCGAAATATTCGGCAGAAGGGACACCTACGACTGGCACGACTGGAACTTCTTCTTCAGGCTCTTCGGCCTCGACATGAGGTACGAGGATCTGCTGGAGAGGTATCCCCACAAGCTCCACGTTTATCCGGACACCGTCCCAACGCTTGAGTGGCTCAGGGAAGAGGGTTACAAACTCGGCGTCATCACCAGTGGCCCTGAGTACCAGAGGCTCAAGCTTAAACTGGCCGGCCTCCTCGACTACTTCGACGTTGTCGTCACGAGGGAGGATGTGAAAGCCATAAAGCCCGAGCCGAAGATATTCCTCTACGCCCTCGAGAACCTGGGGGTTGAACCGGGGGAGGCCGCTATGGTTGGGGACTCCCTCAGCCAGGACGTTTACGGCGCCAAGAACGTGGGCATGACCTCGGTCTGGATAAACCGCAATGGGGATGAGGGCTATAATATGGCCGATTATGAGATTAGAACCCTTCACGAGTTGAGAAAAGTGCTGGGGGGATGGAAATGA
- a CDS encoding glutamate cyclase domain-containing protein, producing the protein MIAHLINTDVGNRGVIGVYLDYRRENPNFLHNSAKMLLDNYGRVLIVTGFPIPPMMRAETDGPPGALALAKAVGAIGGRAEILTYPEVGEALKPFGVDIVDNPEISDYSLVIAVETPGRTAHGKYYSMSGMEITRGAFDWAVLEARKLGIPTVGIGDGGNEAGMGRIRDLIVRHVPHGERIASTVETDELILSAVSNWGAYGLVAEVSIEFGKNLLAGWDEGNVVRAMSGAGLIDGVSKTLAPTVDGISLEVHEGMVELLKSLIDEALR; encoded by the coding sequence ATGATAGCCCATCTGATAAACACCGACGTTGGGAACCGCGGGGTTATCGGGGTCTACCTTGACTACAGGAGAGAAAACCCCAATTTTTTACATAATTCTGCAAAAATGCTTTTAGACAATTATGGGCGCGTCCTCATCGTCACGGGCTTTCCCATACCACCGATGATGAGGGCCGAAACCGACGGACCGCCGGGAGCACTGGCGCTGGCAAAGGCCGTCGGGGCCATTGGGGGGAGGGCGGAGATACTCACTTATCCCGAAGTTGGAGAAGCGCTAAAGCCGTTCGGGGTGGACATTGTGGATAACCCCGAAATCTCGGACTACTCCCTCGTGATTGCGGTCGAGACCCCGGGAAGAACGGCCCATGGAAAGTATTACTCTATGAGCGGCATGGAGATAACGAGGGGGGCCTTCGACTGGGCAGTTCTGGAGGCTAGGAAGCTCGGAATCCCGACGGTAGGAATAGGGGACGGTGGAAACGAGGCCGGGATGGGTAGGATAAGGGACTTGATCGTCAGGCACGTCCCCCACGGAGAGAGGATAGCGAGCACGGTTGAGACCGATGAGCTGATCCTTTCGGCAGTCTCGAACTGGGGGGCCTACGGGCTGGTGGCGGAGGTGTCCATAGAGTTCGGGAAGAACCTGCTGGCCGGCTGGGACGAGGGAAATGTTGTAAGGGCGATGTCAGGGGCAGGACTGATAGACGGGGTGTCCAAAACTCTCGCACCCACCGTTGACGGGATCTCACTGGAGGTTCACGAGGGAATGGTTGAGCTTTTAAAGTCCCTCATCGATGAGGCCCTCAGGTGA
- a CDS encoding HD domain-containing protein, with translation MRLADFIDDPRSIELIERTRGYARHFFEREGTHGFSHVERVFNLCLHIGKEEGADLEILALAALLHDVARPLESAGRVEDHAVEGARIARHYLRSIGYPEDRTEAVAHAIEAHRFSRGPEPGTLEAKILSDADKLDAIGAIGVARVFMYSGEHGRSIEDSLRHFEEKILKLKDLMYTETARRLAEGRHRFTEEFIERIRREIEGEI, from the coding sequence ATGAGGCTCGCGGATTTCATAGACGATCCCCGGAGCATCGAGCTGATAGAGCGCACGAGGGGGTACGCCAGGCATTTCTTTGAGAGGGAAGGGACTCACGGCTTCAGCCACGTGGAGCGGGTCTTCAACCTCTGCCTCCACATAGGAAAGGAAGAGGGGGCCGACCTTGAAATCCTCGCCCTAGCTGCCCTCCTCCACGACGTCGCGAGGCCCCTCGAGAGCGCCGGAAGGGTGGAGGACCACGCCGTTGAGGGTGCGAGGATAGCGAGGCACTACCTGAGGAGCATCGGCTATCCTGAAGACAGGACGGAGGCGGTTGCCCACGCCATAGAGGCCCACCGCTTTTCGAGGGGGCCGGAGCCAGGGACACTGGAGGCCAAGATACTCAGCGACGCAGACAAGCTCGACGCCATCGGTGCGATAGGGGTCGCGAGGGTCTTCATGTACTCCGGGGAGCACGGCAGGAGCATCGAGGACTCGCTGAGGCACTTCGAGGAGAAGATACTGAAACTCAAGGACTTGATGTACACCGAAACCGCCAGGAGGCTCGCGGAGGGGAGGCACCGCTTTACCGAGGAGTTCATCGAGCGCATAAGGCGCGAGATAGAGGGCGAAATCTGA
- a CDS encoding KH domain-containing protein, with protein MKAPICEVCLKTDDILCPADEKKLQEGIISELDVKVARLLYKLLGDVDLEFKKAVEAGDIIVIMVGEGDVPITIGKGGKNIKALMRELGKRIRVIEAVEVNEPDDLKKLATDLLYPASVFGVNVVYKPGGGTYYKVLVLGRDRKKLPEKADVLENILSQIAGTEVKINFI; from the coding sequence ATGAAGGCGCCAATCTGTGAGGTGTGTTTGAAGACCGACGACATTCTGTGCCCCGCTGACGAGAAGAAGCTCCAGGAAGGGATTATCTCGGAGCTTGATGTTAAGGTTGCGAGACTCCTTTACAAGCTCCTCGGGGACGTTGATCTGGAGTTCAAGAAGGCGGTCGAGGCCGGAGACATCATAGTCATCATGGTCGGCGAGGGAGACGTTCCGATAACCATCGGAAAGGGCGGGAAGAACATCAAGGCCCTCATGAGGGAGCTTGGAAAGCGCATAAGGGTCATCGAGGCCGTCGAGGTTAATGAACCTGATGACCTCAAGAAGCTCGCCACCGACCTGCTCTACCCCGCGAGCGTCTTTGGCGTAAACGTCGTCTACAAGCCCGGCGGGGGAACCTACTACAAGGTTCTCGTCCTCGGAAGGGACAGGAAGAAGCTCCCCGAGAAGGCCGATGTTCTCGAGAACATACTCTCCCAGATAGCCGGAACTGAGGTAAAGATAAACTTTATTTGA